In Runella sp. SP2, the genomic window GAGGTCACAGCTTCAGTGTCATCTTCTATCTGCACAAAAGCAGAAATAGAAGTCTTGATGTCGAATGTCTGTATTGAAGCCAAAAACACTTTGAAAGAGTCTATGGCGCAAATTGCAACAGTAACTCGTAAAGAAAAATTGGCTGCTTATCAACAGGCTCGTTTGGCTATCTATGCTCGCTACGAATACTTTACTGGAACATTGGTAGTAGTTCCCTTCAATGGGAATGGGCCAGGGAGCATTGCACCTATGGAATATCGAGTATATTGGAAGATACCAAAATATACTTATGTTAAGGTGGAGAAACGAACAGTGAAGTAAAACCGCTATTTCCTGTATCTATAAACAGCCGTCCCGTCATTTGAGGCGGCTGTTTGTTTTAATTTGCGTCTTACAACACCTTCGCCTGTCCAACAAGTGCATAGTTTAAGTAAAATTACTAAGAAGCTACGCCGTGAATCCCATCTTCCTTGATGCTGATTTTTCCTTCTTTCAGCAACCCACCGATGGCCTTCTTGAAGTCTTTTTTAGACATTCCAAAGGTGCGATAAATCGCCGCAGGGTCTGATTTGTCGTTGAAAGGAAGAAACCCATTAGCGGCTTGAAGTTGCTGATAAACGTCTGATTTACTGCCTTCTATGCGGTTGTACGATTGCTCAACCAACGCCAAGTCTATTTTTTGGTCTTCTCTTATTTTTTTGATAAATCCACTAATTGTTTTGCCCAGTTCGATGTTTTTGAATACTTCATCGCGGTACAATACCCCCAAATACCGCTGATTGATAAGGGCTTTGATACCCATGTCGGTGTATTCGTAAGGTAAAATATCGACTTGCATCCCTTCCGAAAGTTCCGAAATATCTTCCTCCAAAAAGCGCTCAATTTTAGCCGAACCCACAATACGATCGGTTTTGGTATCGAGGTGGATAAAAATCAAAAAGCTTTTACCCACGAGCATATTATCACGTTGTTGTTTGAACGGAATAAAAAGGTCTTTAGGAAGTCCCCAATCCATAAAAACACCCAAGGAAGTGACCATCGTGACCGTCAAATACACAAACTCGCCCACCGTTCCGTAGGGTTCAAGTGTGGTACCAATGGCGCGGTCTTCAGAATCACGATAGATAAAAACGTCCAAAAAATCCCCGATTTGAATGTCGGCGGGTACGTACTGTTTGGGTACTAAAATCTCATCTTCGTAGCCATCGAGATAAATCCCAAAATCCAACTGCTTAATGACTTTCAAGCGGTTGTACTGTCCCATTCTCAAACGACGATTGCTCATATTTATAGTTACTTGTTTCTGGTTTTAAGTTTCCTGTTTTGGGTTTTCAGGCTTCTGTTTTAGTCATTCCGAGGTACGACGAGGTCGGCTTTGTCGTCCTACCTTCTGCACTCGACATTCGCAGCGCTCGTCGGGTTGTGAGCAACCCTTCCCACTTTAGCGTCCTTCCCACATTCAACGTTCTGCATTCTACACTCGACATTCGCAGCGCTTGTCGGGTTGTGAGCAACCCTTCCCACATTAGCAACCCTCACCACGTTCAACTTTGCCTCTTGCCAATTTGCCCTTCGCCCCTTGCTAATTTATAGCCCTTCGATTTTTAAAATAAAATTCGGATTGGGACAAAGTTGCAAAAACTTTTCTCGTTCTGCCAATGAACATACGCCAGGGAAGTCTCCTTTGAGGCCGAGCAAGTCAGTCATTAGCTGAAAATGCAGGTGAGGGGGCCAATCGCCATTGATGGGATAATTGCCAAAACTCGCAAAACGATCTCCTTCTTCGATGAATTTCCCTTCGTAAAGCCCCCGCAAGGATTCTTCGCTGAGGTGTCCATATAATGAGTAAAAGGTTATTCCTTCAAGTTGATGTTCCAAAATAATCGTTGGGCCGTAGTCGCCAAAGTTAGCATTATTGGCAAAACTATGCACCTTGCCGTCGAGTGGGGCAAAGACGGGTGTACCCGCCGACGCCCAAATGTCAACGCCCAAATGAATACAACGCGGCTCGTCGGTTTGTTGGAAATGCGCACTGCGGCGGTAAATCGTGCGGTGTTCGTTATAGCCACCGACACCTACCACCACTTTGGCTTGTTGAAGCTTTCCAAAAACATAGTCTGAAAAGACTTCACTGTTTTGCAAATCGACGGTGGCTAGGTCGGGGTTGTTGTCCGTAAAATCAAGCACAAGGTAGTTGCCCTTCGACCATTGAAAAGGAACCACAGGGGCAAAGTCGTGACGAAGAAGTAATTGCTCAATCAAAACAAGTCGAAAATTACGATGGTTGACAAAAAGAATTGACACAACAAAAGTAGTAATAACCCCTCGACATCCTTATACGGTTTTAAACCTTTATATCCATAACACAGATGAAAAAAACGGTTAGTCTTGTCGCACTACTCTTTTTGGCGACGGCTGGGTTTGCCCAAAAAGCAAAAACAGGAAAATGGATTTCACTTTTTGACGGAAAATCGTTGGCAGGTTGGAAAGTAGGCGAAAACGCGAGTTCGTTCAAAGTCGAAGACGGCGCTATTGTGGTCAATGGCCCACGCGGGCACTTGTTTTACGATGGTGAAATCAACGGCCACGACTTCAAAAATTTTGAATACAAAGCCCAAGTGATGACCTTCCCAAGTGCCAATTCGGGGATGTATATTCATACCAAATACCAAGAAAAAGGCTGGCCTTCCAAAGGATACGAAATTCAAGTAAATAACTCACACACCGACTGGCGCCGCACAGGAAGTGTGTATGGCGTGCAAGATTTGAAAGATGTGTTTGTCAACGACAACGAATGGTACACCGAGCACATCATCGTGGAAGGCAAGCGTATTCGGGTCAAAATCAACGACAAAACGGTGATTGACTACACCGAACCCGAGGAAGTAGGACAGAAAATTACGGAAGGCCGTAAAATCAGCAACGGCACTTTTGCCCTCCAAGCCCACGACCCCAAAAGCAAAGTGATGTACAAAGACATCATGGTGAAGGTACTGCCAGATTAACAAAATGAACAATTTTTCAAGAGAATTAAAATGAGGCTTGCAAAAGCCTTTTTTTATTGGCTAGGCAGTTGTAGTAAGGAAAAAGCCGTATTTTTAGACTTTAATAGTGACAAAATGGTGGTCAAAGAAAGATACATAAATCCATTTACTGATTTTGGATTTAAAAAGTTGTTCGGTACAGAACTGAACAAAGACTTACTGATTGATTTTTTGAATGAAGTAATATTGCCTAAAAACAAGAAAATTGCAGATTTAAAATATCGTAACAATGAACGATTAGGGCAAACAGAAGTCGATAGAAAAGCCATCTTCGACTTATATTGTATGAGTTCTAACGGAGAGCGTTTTATTGTAGAAATGCAAAAAGCTAAACAAAATTATTTTAAGGACAGAAGTGTATTTTATTCAACCTTCCCTATTCAAGAACAAGCAGAAACGGGTGATTGGAACTATCAACTGACGTCAATTTATACCGTTGGAGTGCTAGATTTTACTTTTAGCCATGAAGAACATGGAAATGCTCAAAAAGAAGTAAGGCATGAGGTAAAGTTGAAGAACCAAAATTGTGAAATTTTCTATGATAAATTGACTTTTATCTATCTTGAAATGCCTCATTTTACAAAAAATGAGGAACAACTAGAGACAGCCTACGACAAATGGTTATATGTTTTGAAACATTTACCAAACTTAACAGAACGCCCTGAAAAATTACAAGAAAGGATATTCCAGCGCTTATTTGATGCGGCAGAGATTGCCAAATTTAGCTCAGAGGAAAAAGTACAATATGAGGAAAGTTTAAAATCATACCGTGACCTCAAAAATGTAATCGACACTGCTTTTGATGAGGGAGAAGCTAAAAGTAAAATGCAAATCGCTGTGAATATGCTTAAAAAGGGGTTGTCCATTGAATTGATTAGTGAAGTGACGGGACTTTCTACGGCTGAAATTATCCAAATACAGAAAGGAAATTGACCTATATAGTGAATTTTTGATTGGTTAAATTTTCTTAAATCCTTTTTGAAAACGCATTGAGCAGAAACTTATGCTAACTTTGCGGTGTGAAAAAGTGGTTATTCATCATCGTTTGTAGCATTTGGTCGGCAGTAAGCTACGGCCAAATTCGTATGCCAGGAAACGGGTCGTTTGGCGGCGGCGGGGGAGGTGGCTTAGGTCAGGGTGGACAAGTCAAACTCGACGATTCGACCAAAATGATTTATGGGCCGCATACGTCGCGTTATTTTTTGGAAGAAGATGTATTCAACAACCGCAAGACGCTCTACGCCATAGACACGTCTTACGACGGTTTTCATCGCTATAATTTCGTTCAGCGGGCCGATTTTCAGCTGGTCGATTTGGGAAATTTGGGAACGGCCTCTCGTTCCCTCTTTTTTCGCCCGATTGAGCAGATTGGAACACAGTTTGGGTACGATGCGTACACGCCCTATGCTTATGCTGTTCAGGATGTTAAGTATTTTGATACGAAGTCTCCCTACACCAATCTGTATTTAGCATTGGGTGGTTTAGGGCAAAACATCGCCCGTTTTGACCACAGCCAAAACATCACGCCTCGCCTCAATTTGGGCATCAACGCCCAGCGTTTTACAACCAACAAATACTTCGGCACCAGTGGTACGAGCGATTCCCAAAACAACCTGACCCAAAACTGGGCCTTCGTGTTTCATGGAAATTATCGTTCCAAAGATGAGAAATATCTGCTAATGGGCCAGTTTAACCACCTGAATCACAGCGCATACGAGCAAGGTGGGATGTCGCCCGATTCGCTAAACTTTCGCAGTGACGGAACAATAGAATACAATAATCCTTCTGCTATTTTGAGAACGGCGCAATCGTGGGAACGCCGTAACAACTGGCATATTTATCAGCAGTACGTCTTGGCGCAAGGGTTTCAAGTATATCACGTGTTTGATTATAAAAGAACCATCGACATATATTCTGATAGCGATTTGTCGCAGGGGAGTCGATATGGTTTTTATAATGATTACTACTATGATTCTACCTACCAAATACCGACTTTACAAAAAATAAATACCCTCCAGTCTAGGTCTTATATTTACAATCCAGGAAGTACCCGCCAGGAAGTGGCATTCAGGTTGGTTGAA contains:
- a CDS encoding Rpn family recombination-promoting nuclease/putative transposase translates to MRLAKAFFYWLGSCSKEKAVFLDFNSDKMVVKERYINPFTDFGFKKLFGTELNKDLLIDFLNEVILPKNKKIADLKYRNNERLGQTEVDRKAIFDLYCMSSNGERFIVEMQKAKQNYFKDRSVFYSTFPIQEQAETGDWNYQLTSIYTVGVLDFTFSHEEHGNAQKEVRHEVKLKNQNCEIFYDKLTFIYLEMPHFTKNEEQLETAYDKWLYVLKHLPNLTERPEKLQERIFQRLFDAAEIAKFSSEEKVQYEESLKSYRDLKNVIDTAFDEGEAKSKMQIAVNMLKKGLSIELISEVTGLSTAEIIQIQKGN
- a CDS encoding S1 RNA-binding domain-containing protein, whose amino-acid sequence is MSNRRLRMGQYNRLKVIKQLDFGIYLDGYEDEILVPKQYVPADIQIGDFLDVFIYRDSEDRAIGTTLEPYGTVGEFVYLTVTMVTSLGVFMDWGLPKDLFIPFKQQRDNMLVGKSFLIFIHLDTKTDRIVGSAKIERFLEEDISELSEGMQVDILPYEYTDMGIKALINQRYLGVLYRDEVFKNIELGKTISGFIKKIREDQKIDLALVEQSYNRIEGSKSDVYQQLQAANGFLPFNDKSDPAAIYRTFGMSKKDFKKAIGGLLKEGKISIKEDGIHGVAS
- a CDS encoding DUF1080 domain-containing protein, whose translation is MKKTVSLVALLFLATAGFAQKAKTGKWISLFDGKSLAGWKVGENASSFKVEDGAIVVNGPRGHLFYDGEINGHDFKNFEYKAQVMTFPSANSGMYIHTKYQEKGWPSKGYEIQVNNSHTDWRRTGSVYGVQDLKDVFVNDNEWYTEHIIVEGKRIRVKINDKTVIDYTEPEEVGQKITEGRKISNGTFALQAHDPKSKVMYKDIMVKVLPD
- a CDS encoding putative porin, which produces MKKWLFIIVCSIWSAVSYGQIRMPGNGSFGGGGGGGLGQGGQVKLDDSTKMIYGPHTSRYFLEEDVFNNRKTLYAIDTSYDGFHRYNFVQRADFQLVDLGNLGTASRSLFFRPIEQIGTQFGYDAYTPYAYAVQDVKYFDTKSPYTNLYLALGGLGQNIARFDHSQNITPRLNLGINAQRFTTNKYFGTSGTSDSQNNLTQNWAFVFHGNYRSKDEKYLLMGQFNHLNHSAYEQGGMSPDSLNFRSDGTIEYNNPSAILRTAQSWERRNNWHIYQQYVLAQGFQVYHVFDYKRTIDIYSDSDLSQGSRYGFYNDYYYDSTYQIPTLQKINTLQSRSYIYNPGSTRQEVAFRLVENKFGVKGRYLGFNYRAHYRVRFLNMVEKHNQIPRSIVLDSLLSANTDGSSKHRRFENFVGLWLAYYLKDSTQRATAEFEYLLGKDFKIKGDIVSKWFSVGYLTSLSSPTFLQQYYNSNHLRWDNQFRLVNSNNIYGQINLNTKKVHFSPRLDYHLISNYIYYDTAAVVRQFTSPFSVVKVGALAQWKPGKFQFLSQTYYTLVSNDNVLRIPRFMANFRATFDFVYYKVLFLQLGAEIHYKSTYYADTYMPLTQQFHLQNSTKTEGVVYTEFFINARINRVRLFIKMANAGQGFQGPFNRGYFSTPLYPVVGRSLGFGINWPLFD
- a CDS encoding peptidoglycan DD-metalloendopeptidase family protein, giving the protein MIEQLLLRHDFAPVVPFQWSKGNYLVLDFTDNNPDLATVDLQNSEVFSDYVFGKLQQAKVVVGVGGYNEHRTIYRRSAHFQQTDEPRCIHLGVDIWASAGTPVFAPLDGKVHSFANNANFGDYGPTIILEHQLEGITFYSLYGHLSEESLRGLYEGKFIEEGDRFASFGNYPINGDWPPHLHFQLMTDLLGLKGDFPGVCSLAEREKFLQLCPNPNFILKIEGL